From one Lasioglossum baleicum chromosome 11, iyLasBale1, whole genome shotgun sequence genomic stretch:
- the LOC143213822 gene encoding small integral membrane protein 12 isoform X2 — translation MWPILVRVFSRFGRYIQLPIAGLIGIIGYNIEGLISDRYTPSTASIKQQREDRQLEDTDSTSNKKVHRPLEINLPPSLSA, via the coding sequence ATGTGGCCGATCCTCGTGAGAGTTTTCAGTAGGTTCGGCAGATACATACAACTTCCTATAGCCGGTCTTATCGGTATTATCGGCTATAACATAGAGGGCCTGATATCCGATCGTTATACACCTTCGACCGCATCGATAAAACAACAACGCGAAGATAGGCAATTGGAGGACACAGATTCCACGTCTAACAAGAAAGTACATCGACCGTTAGAGATCAATCTTCCTCCTTCTTTATCCGCATAG